From a region of the Thermosipho melanesiensis BI429 genome:
- the amrB gene encoding AmmeMemoRadiSam system protein B produces the protein MKRTMTFADKFYPKSPEKLKKFFEVYAEKVKLEFSNNNFGMILPHAGYVYSGKTALLTLKESFRFGKPERVIILGTNHTGTGIGICSVWERGEWETPFGNIAVDEKITEKLLKFDIFVSDYAAHTMEHSIEVILPFLKYYYGDIKLVPIVYNFPSHLYTMRIVEILKKLELKSTLIIASSDLNHYDPHDITMKKDEIFIENILKQNVEELFKLSKKITACGTGPIAVLLNYFSNVKLVYHTTSAEFSNDYNFTVGYAGFVLW, from the coding sequence ATGAAAAGAACGATGACTTTTGCGGATAAGTTTTATCCAAAAAGCCCTGAAAAATTGAAGAAATTTTTTGAAGTTTATGCTGAAAAGGTAAAATTAGAATTTTCAAATAACAATTTTGGAATGATTTTGCCACATGCTGGTTATGTATACAGTGGTAAAACAGCTTTACTAACATTAAAAGAATCATTTCGTTTTGGAAAACCTGAAAGGGTAATTATTTTGGGGACAAATCATACCGGAACAGGTATTGGAATTTGCTCTGTGTGGGAAAGAGGCGAATGGGAAACTCCTTTTGGCAATATTGCAGTTGATGAAAAAATAACTGAAAAATTACTGAAATTCGATATATTCGTTTCTGATTATGCAGCACACACAATGGAACATTCTATAGAAGTTATACTGCCATTTTTAAAATATTATTACGGTGATATAAAACTTGTGCCAATTGTTTATAATTTTCCAAGTCATTTATACACGATGAGAATCGTGGAGATATTAAAAAAACTTGAACTAAAAAGTACTTTAATTATTGCTTCATCTGATTTAAATCACTATGATCCACACGATATAACAATGAAAAAAGACGAAATTTTTATTGAAAATATTTTAAAACAAAATGTTGAGGAATTATTTAAACTTAGTAAAAAGATAACAGCATGTGGAACAGGTCCAATTGCTGTTTTGCTTAATTATTTTAGCAATGTAAAGCTTGTATATCATACAACTAGTGCTGAGTTTTCGAATGATTATAATTTTACAGTTGGGTATGCAGGTTTTGTGTTATGGTAA
- a CDS encoding ComEA family DNA-binding protein encodes MVKKNDIKHLVVIFIVFLVLTTAIFQQKEIIQKSGEKTRKYAEQIIDINSATFEQLVSLPGIGPTKAKSIINYREKVGEFLSIDDLLNVSGIGPSTLKKIKPFIKIKTANVITNSPSGSEDVKININNASVEELMKLPGIGKVKAQEIIEFRKKFGNVQSFEDLLKVKGIGKKTLEKIKPFIEL; translated from the coding sequence ATGGTAAAGAAAAATGACATAAAACACCTTGTAGTAATATTTATCGTTTTTTTAGTGTTAACTACAGCAATTTTTCAGCAGAAAGAGATTATACAAAAAAGCGGAGAGAAAACCAGAAAATATGCGGAACAGATAATAGATATAAATTCCGCAACTTTTGAGCAACTTGTATCATTGCCGGGTATAGGTCCGACCAAAGCAAAAAGTATAATTAATTATAGAGAAAAGGTAGGAGAATTTTTATCTATTGATGATTTATTAAATGTTTCAGGCATCGGGCCGTCTACATTGAAAAAAATAAAACCATTTATAAAAATCAAGACTGCAAATGTTATTACAAATAGTCCATCTGGAAGTGAAGATGTAAAAATAAATATTAATAATGCCAGTGTTGAAGAGTTAATGAAACTTCCAGGTATTGGCAAGGTTAAGGCTCAGGAAATAATAGAGTTCAGGAAAAAGTTTGGAAATGTACAATCTTTTGAAGATTTATTGAAAGTAAAGGGTATAGGCAAAAAAACTTTAGAAAAAATAAAACCATTTATTGAACTTTAG
- a CDS encoding class I SAM-dependent methyltransferase codes for MFEHYYTEKPTSKLKIKEVIINLKNGHIYKFKSPSGVYSFGKVDKATKILIENVRISNGNILDIGCGYGIIGITLKKENPDIKLYMSDINERAVEFAKINAKDNNIAADIRKGYLFEVWENEKFDHIVSNPPIVAGKKVWMELIEKSLDFLNDGGTLQLVAFHNKGGRRIKEYMKSIFGNVEELCKEGGIRVYLSKKV; via the coding sequence ATGTTTGAACACTATTACACAGAGAAACCAACTAGTAAACTTAAAATTAAAGAAGTAATAATCAATTTAAAAAACGGACATATTTATAAATTTAAATCTCCTAGTGGTGTATATTCTTTTGGTAAAGTGGATAAAGCTACAAAAATACTAATTGAGAATGTAAGAATAAGTAATGGTAATATACTAGATATTGGGTGTGGTTACGGAATAATTGGTATAACTTTGAAAAAGGAAAATCCAGATATCAAACTTTACATGAGTGATATAAATGAAAGGGCTGTGGAGTTTGCAAAAATAAATGCGAAAGATAATAATATTGCAGCAGATATAAGGAAAGGTTATTTGTTTGAGGTTTGGGAAAATGAAAAGTTCGATCATATAGTTTCAAATCCACCTATTGTTGCTGGAAAAAAAGTATGGATGGAACTTATAGAAAAATCTTTAGATTTTTTAAATGATGGAGGTACTTTACAGTTAGTTGCTTTTCATAATAAAGGTGGAAGAAGGATTAAAGAATATATGAAAAGTATTTTTGGGAATGTGGAAGAATTATGTAAAGAAGGAGGTATTAGGGTTTATCTTTCAAAAAAAGTATGA
- a CDS encoding flavin reductase family protein has translation MDALGKIFNTTVVVTMNVDKRINGITVAWITRVSIEPRLIAISIGKERYSYSLLKKSRIFGINILNNKQKELAIHFGSKSGKDYNKFESVEFSLSKNSIPILEDIVGYIECELKYIYNAGDHSLFIGEVIDEKVYSKDTPLIYGEHKILEGC, from the coding sequence ATGGATGCCTTGGGAAAGATTTTTAATACTACTGTTGTGGTAACTATGAATGTAGATAAAAGAATAAATGGTATAACTGTTGCATGGATTACTAGAGTTTCGATAGAGCCAAGGTTAATTGCAATTTCAATTGGAAAAGAGAGATACAGCTATTCCTTGCTAAAAAAATCAAGGATTTTTGGAATCAATATCTTAAATAATAAACAAAAAGAACTTGCGATACATTTTGGAAGTAAGAGCGGAAAAGATTATAATAAATTTGAGAGTGTTGAGTTTTCATTGAGTAAGAATAGTATACCTATTCTTGAAGATATAGTTGGATATATTGAATGTGAATTAAAATATATATATAATGCAGGGGATCACTCGCTCTTTATTGGAGAAGTAATTGATGAAAAAGTATACTCTAAAGATACACCTTTAATATACGGTGAACATAAAATTTTGGAGGGATGTTAA
- a CDS encoding transketolase encodes MNLIKNLEEIARQCRADILTMTTVAASGHPGGSMSSIDLLVSLYSFANIFPNDPWNEKRDRIVVSHGHISPAVYSTLAAYGFVNRDEVIAGFRHPSSIFEGHITRGIPGVEWTTGNLGQGLSAGIGMAIAGKLKKENYHVFVVMSDGESAKGQVAEARRTARKFNLDNLTVIIDYNDIQISGRASNIMYVDLREEYQAADWNVIEIDGHDFEQIISALKIAKNDKKPTVIIAHTIIGKGVSFMEDTPKYHGKPLSLDEYEKAISELGLSVDIEKYIKMREKLDIREHKQLKLKYEINIDTGNPKIYREKTDNRTALGNAIADLAQLNNNVVAIDCDLKSSVKLDILDKIKPEKLIEIGVQEHNAAALAGALSAEGFVTFFADFGVFGIDETFNQHRLNAINNTNLKVVVTHCGVDVGEDGKTHHALNYISAPLAWFGFKVIVPADPNQTDKVVRYVASQYGNYVVAMGRSKVSSITKPDGSLFFDENYEFKYGKIDVIRDGEDIVIITLGSVLPHALKAVDELAKEGINVGLLNVSCPFDLDEEALSRYARNKVIVVEDHNVYNGLGTLIESKLFNLKILPDMFIKVGIDRFPVSGNSKYLFNIYGLDSEKIKETIKSMI; translated from the coding sequence ATGAATTTGATTAAAAATCTTGAAGAAATTGCTAGACAATGTAGAGCAGACATCTTGACAATGACAACGGTTGCAGCCTCAGGTCATCCGGGCGGTTCCATGTCTTCAATTGATTTACTTGTCTCATTGTATTCATTTGCAAACATTTTTCCAAATGATCCTTGGAATGAAAAAAGAGACAGAATAGTTGTAAGTCATGGTCACATTTCTCCAGCTGTATATAGTACTCTTGCAGCATATGGATTCGTTAATAGAGATGAGGTTATTGCAGGTTTTAGGCATCCATCAAGTATTTTTGAAGGACACATTACCAGGGGAATTCCCGGAGTAGAATGGACCACAGGTAATCTAGGTCAAGGGTTATCTGCTGGTATTGGAATGGCGATTGCTGGTAAATTAAAAAAGGAAAATTATCATGTTTTTGTGGTAATGAGCGATGGTGAAAGTGCCAAAGGCCAAGTTGCAGAAGCAAGAAGAACTGCACGAAAATTCAATTTAGATAACTTAACAGTTATAATTGACTATAACGATATTCAAATAAGTGGTAGAGCTAGCAACATAATGTATGTAGATCTTAGAGAGGAATATCAAGCTGCAGATTGGAATGTTATTGAAATTGATGGACATGATTTTGAACAAATTATATCTGCACTAAAAATTGCAAAAAACGATAAAAAACCTACAGTGATAATTGCACACACCATTATTGGAAAAGGTGTAAGCTTTATGGAAGATACTCCAAAATATCACGGTAAACCTTTGAGTTTAGATGAATACGAAAAAGCAATAAGTGAACTTGGGCTTTCAGTAGATATTGAAAAATACATAAAAATGAGAGAAAAACTTGATATTCGCGAACACAAACAATTGAAATTAAAGTATGAAATTAACATTGATACTGGCAATCCTAAAATATATAGAGAAAAAACAGATAATAGAACTGCTTTAGGAAATGCTATTGCTGATCTTGCTCAACTTAACAATAATGTCGTAGCTATTGACTGCGACCTTAAATCATCAGTAAAATTAGACATTCTTGATAAAATAAAACCTGAGAAATTAATTGAAATTGGTGTTCAAGAACATAATGCAGCAGCTCTTGCTGGTGCTTTAAGTGCTGAAGGATTTGTAACATTCTTTGCAGATTTTGGAGTATTTGGAATTGATGAAACTTTTAATCAGCACAGATTAAACGCCATAAACAATACAAATCTAAAAGTGGTTGTAACACATTGTGGCGTCGATGTCGGTGAAGATGGAAAAACACATCATGCATTAAACTATATTTCTGCTCCACTTGCATGGTTTGGATTCAAAGTTATTGTACCTGCAGATCCAAATCAAACTGACAAAGTTGTAAGATATGTTGCTTCTCAATATGGAAATTACGTTGTAGCTATGGGAAGAAGCAAGGTTTCTTCCATCACAAAACCTGATGGTTCTCTATTTTTTGATGAAAATTATGAATTCAAGTACGGAAAAATTGATGTAATAAGAGATGGAGAGGATATAGTAATAATAACCTTAGGTTCAGTGCTACCACACGCATTAAAAGCTGTAGACGAACTTGCAAAAGAAGGAATTAATGTAGGTTTACTAAATGTTTCTTGTCCTTTTGATCTTGATGAAGAAGCTCTTTCAAGATATGCAAGAAACAAAGTAATAGTAGTCGAAGACCACAACGTGTACAACGGTCTTGGAACATTAATCGAATCTAAATTATTCAATTTAAAAATATTACCGGATATGTTTATCAAAGTAGGAATAGATAGATTCCCTGTTTCTGGAAATAGCAAATATCTGTTTAATATTTACGGACTTGATAGTGAAAAAATAAAAGAAACTATTAAAAGTATGATATAA
- a CDS encoding type II secretion system F family protein gives MKFEYQAYNKDMQKVKGEIEAANLQEALSKLKLNGLSVVDIREAKIRKEFKNIFGIPLKDIVFFTRQLETMIKAGLRLREAIHILSNQEIFSKRFRKVLLNVVNELDVGTSLTDAFKKQGVFDNVFINMLKAGEEGGVLEETLEKLSNYYENLNRTQQQVKSAMVYPIFILSFAVIVVLVISLFILPKLFMVFGNIPTSGLISTLVRLNKLLTENGFLVAVFSILLFSGIFLFLKTEYGKKLKDFVGNLFPPIRKLREKITFERFSRTFGVLVGSGVSIIDSLEMAARASNNRKFISKIKNVEEKVKSGNSLKQALKSEKVFPQIIYEMIGTGEETGKLEVVMEKVADFFDDQIQQDTKKLLSMLEPVMIAFVGLFIAFLAYAMYSTIFQMQSTFGG, from the coding sequence TTGAAATTTGAGTATCAAGCTTACAATAAGGATATGCAAAAGGTAAAAGGTGAAATTGAAGCAGCGAATTTACAAGAAGCTTTATCAAAATTGAAGTTAAACGGATTATCCGTTGTTGATATTAGGGAAGCAAAGATAAGGAAGGAATTTAAAAATATTTTTGGTATTCCATTAAAAGATATAGTATTTTTTACAAGACAACTTGAGACTATGATAAAAGCAGGTTTAAGATTACGAGAGGCAATACATATTTTGTCAAACCAAGAAATATTTTCAAAGAGATTTAGAAAAGTTTTGCTAAATGTTGTTAATGAATTGGATGTTGGAACATCCCTGACAGATGCTTTTAAAAAGCAAGGAGTGTTTGATAACGTTTTTATTAATATGTTGAAAGCGGGAGAGGAAGGCGGAGTTTTGGAAGAAACTTTAGAAAAATTATCTAATTATTATGAAAATTTGAATAGAACGCAACAACAAGTAAAATCTGCAATGGTATACCCAATTTTTATTCTCAGTTTCGCAGTTATTGTTGTTTTGGTAATTAGTTTATTTATTTTACCAAAACTTTTTATGGTATTTGGAAATATTCCAACATCTGGATTGATTTCTACTCTTGTAAGGCTTAATAAGTTGTTAACGGAAAATGGTTTTTTAGTTGCTGTATTTTCTATTTTGTTGTTTTCCGGGATTTTTCTGTTTTTGAAAACAGAATATGGAAAAAAATTAAAAGATTTTGTTGGAAATCTATTTCCACCTATTAGAAAATTGAGAGAAAAAATAACGTTTGAAAGATTTTCAAGAACTTTTGGGGTACTTGTTGGGAGTGGTGTTTCGATTATTGATTCCTTGGAAATGGCGGCAAGAGCTTCTAATAATAGAAAATTTATTTCAAAAATAAAAAATGTAGAAGAAAAGGTTAAAAGTGGAAATTCTCTGAAACAGGCTTTAAAATCTGAAAAGGTTTTTCCACAAATAATTTATGAAATGATAGGTACAGGTGAAGAGACGGGTAAATTGGAAGTGGTAATGGAAAAAGTGGCGGATTTTTTTGATGATCAGATACAACAAGATACGAAAAAATTATTATCAATGCTTGAGCCAGTGATGATAGCTTTTGTTGGGCTTTTTATTGCATTTTTGGCATATGCTATGTATTCAACTATTTTCCAAATGCAATCAACTTTTGGAGGATAA
- a CDS encoding type II secretion system protein GspD has product MKKIVILGLLISIIGYLYPNIVNVDYYSLENKLQVVVEFDREISPSEVRFNWNDSRTVYYVEIENENLQSAFLPVSKGPLEGIQLTPTRNTVAIFFFTIVPVKADWYVVGNKIVVNFPHSVVNQKFSFSFLNAPLDVVIREFSRALGINISLYEGVRDTEVNLDVKNVEIEKALRLLFLNNPNVCYAYGPDGTLYLGLEDEIKNNFAMYWQIYDGEISAERIKALLSSGTFMNFLKDKSKVFVYGGIREHRLVSDAISVRPTKSWYYYSYTVDANIVENFLNNISTIYDFKYVVLASLKQVAIYANSEVANTVGYLVSTLKDVNALDYDGMIDVKVKYPERIVQVLESLNIPYKVFGGIIKVPSFYKEIVERLNNDRSIGNPYRMVFEDISLKTVKNAMDYLGISENNGKVIESNGKVFVTLFVTEEIYRRFNQFVEISGTKTAKVKVSDDKLKNVRIMKKFDDGSVLVEGKEKVIEELMKISKKERRYVVKLTPFDPPKDLIISMVDATPVFQSDYTIVFEGVDDSTISEIEKIRDQFGKQIVELRKIEPESKKILEDLFNVNVYELKDKVYIEGDRAKEAKDFYEKNIGTMYIEEVKVDIENFDEIKSIFNDLYNVTAKYYPLNNLLILKGEKNNVEQAKNFLSEYNLEKEVKLFNVPFSENIKVIIESVIPDSKVYDLNGKLLVFGDKNMFDEVEDLLMNVNQNNSIVEINTDIDNLEEFVKFNFGNKIEILRLNGKIFAKGNLNDLNVLKEKLRSFEQSFVSVENGKININVKDYNLKNLIDKIFSKFNLDIIFESEINKHVTLNVAEITLDDFINFLNEQGVNVRRKENIMYFNDNTKKIMVKNGLITINATNATIVEISRNVYPKFGYAVIVDSVDDDLNIVLNNATLKEFENILLKKVDITKEGSLVYIKPKGKVEEKNNVVEFKDGKFNINAENVSLREVIRQVVKGYGYSAVISKDINTLANLYVNDLNFDSFEKILNNYNIEVKKEDGIYVFDLLTSEGTKTINTFTFSVPKNVEKIQKLIEFYGGNSFVDSAAGVVIATGIDAKIAGEIRNYIEKYLNSKLALIEVRVVDEEFTNSLDLTLGELTSNIGNLSKDGFDITLTLGEMSLEKIVEKLLSVGTVNELTLKLNGKINATDKDTKILASPNVVAKSGEKASILIGDKIPIVLTTAENTQEIKYIESGVTLEITPFVNADNTIDLELNIKVSSFDWDVKNVYGLTLPLERTREFNSKISLKENETLIIGGLTREENSKTESKVPILGDLPIIGKFFKTEKNDLVKRNIIILISAKVVE; this is encoded by the coding sequence ATGAAAAAAATTGTTATTTTGGGATTATTGATTTCTATCATTGGTTATTTATATCCAAATATAGTAAATGTTGATTATTATTCATTGGAGAACAAACTACAAGTAGTAGTAGAATTTGATAGGGAAATCTCACCATCAGAGGTAAGATTTAATTGGAATGATTCAAGAACGGTTTATTATGTTGAAATTGAAAATGAAAATCTTCAAAGTGCATTTTTACCTGTTTCTAAAGGTCCATTAGAAGGTATTCAGTTGACACCTACAAGAAATACAGTAGCAATATTCTTTTTTACAATAGTTCCAGTAAAAGCAGACTGGTATGTTGTTGGTAACAAAATTGTAGTTAATTTTCCGCACAGCGTTGTGAATCAAAAATTTAGCTTTTCTTTTTTAAATGCACCGTTAGATGTGGTAATTAGAGAATTTTCCCGTGCATTAGGTATTAATATTTCATTATATGAAGGAGTTAGAGATACGGAAGTTAATTTAGATGTAAAGAATGTTGAGATAGAAAAAGCTTTAAGGTTGTTGTTTTTAAACAATCCTAACGTTTGCTATGCATATGGACCTGATGGTACTTTGTATTTAGGCCTAGAAGATGAAATAAAGAATAATTTTGCAATGTATTGGCAAATTTATGATGGTGAAATTAGTGCAGAAAGGATAAAAGCTCTTTTAAGTTCTGGAACTTTCATGAATTTTTTAAAGGATAAAAGTAAAGTATTTGTATATGGAGGCATTAGAGAACATAGGTTAGTTTCTGATGCAATCTCTGTAAGACCAACTAAATCATGGTATTACTATTCATATACGGTAGATGCGAATATTGTTGAAAATTTTTTAAATAATATTTCTACAATATATGATTTTAAGTATGTTGTACTTGCTTCTTTAAAACAAGTAGCAATTTATGCAAATTCTGAGGTTGCCAATACCGTTGGCTATCTTGTTTCAACTTTGAAGGATGTGAATGCACTAGATTATGATGGAATGATTGATGTTAAAGTAAAATATCCAGAAAGAATTGTTCAAGTTCTTGAATCTTTAAACATACCGTATAAAGTATTTGGAGGAATAATAAAAGTTCCAAGTTTTTACAAGGAAATTGTGGAAAGACTAAACAATGATAGAAGTATAGGAAATCCATACAGAATGGTATTTGAAGATATAAGTTTAAAAACTGTTAAAAATGCGATGGATTATTTAGGGATAAGTGAAAATAATGGTAAGGTTATCGAATCAAATGGAAAAGTTTTTGTTACTTTATTTGTAACTGAGGAAATTTACAGGAGGTTCAATCAATTTGTCGAAATTTCAGGAACTAAAACTGCAAAGGTAAAAGTTAGTGATGATAAACTGAAAAATGTTAGGATTATGAAAAAATTTGATGATGGAAGTGTATTAGTTGAAGGGAAAGAAAAGGTAATTGAAGAACTAATGAAAATTTCTAAGAAGGAAAGAAGATATGTTGTAAAATTAACACCGTTTGATCCGCCAAAAGATTTAATAATTTCCATGGTAGACGCAACACCAGTCTTTCAATCTGATTATACTATAGTGTTTGAGGGAGTTGATGATTCAACAATTTCTGAAATAGAGAAAATTCGTGATCAATTTGGAAAGCAAATAGTTGAACTTAGAAAAATAGAACCAGAATCAAAAAAGATTTTAGAAGATTTATTTAATGTAAATGTATATGAATTAAAAGACAAGGTTTACATTGAAGGAGATAGGGCTAAAGAGGCAAAAGATTTTTATGAAAAAAATATTGGAACGATGTATATTGAGGAAGTAAAAGTAGATATCGAAAATTTTGATGAAATTAAATCAATATTCAACGACTTATACAATGTTACCGCAAAGTATTATCCTTTAAATAATCTGTTAATTCTTAAAGGTGAGAAAAATAATGTAGAACAGGCCAAGAATTTTTTGAGTGAATATAACTTGGAAAAAGAAGTTAAGTTATTTAATGTGCCTTTTTCAGAAAATATAAAGGTAATTATAGAGAGTGTTATACCAGACTCTAAGGTATATGATTTGAATGGTAAATTGTTAGTATTTGGTGATAAGAATATGTTTGATGAAGTTGAGGATTTATTAATGAATGTCAATCAGAATAATTCAATTGTTGAAATAAATACTGATATTGATAATTTAGAAGAATTTGTGAAGTTTAACTTTGGAAATAAGATTGAGATTTTGAGATTAAATGGAAAAATCTTTGCAAAGGGTAATTTGAATGATTTAAATGTACTAAAAGAAAAATTGAGGAGTTTCGAACAAAGTTTTGTTAGTGTAGAAAATGGAAAAATAAATATTAATGTTAAAGATTATAATTTGAAAAATCTAATTGATAAAATTTTTTCAAAGTTTAATCTAGATATTATCTTTGAGTCAGAGATAAATAAACATGTTACATTAAATGTCGCAGAGATTACTTTAGATGATTTTATTAATTTTTTAAATGAACAAGGTGTCAATGTAAGAAGAAAAGAAAACATTATGTACTTCAACGATAATACAAAAAAAATTATGGTGAAAAATGGCTTAATTACAATTAACGCTACCAATGCAACAATAGTTGAAATTTCCAGAAATGTTTATCCAAAATTTGGTTATGCAGTTATTGTGGACTCTGTAGATGATGATTTAAATATTGTATTGAATAATGCAACTTTGAAAGAATTTGAAAATATATTGTTAAAAAAGGTTGATATAACTAAAGAAGGAAGTTTGGTATATATAAAACCCAAGGGGAAAGTAGAGGAAAAAAATAATGTTGTGGAATTTAAAGATGGAAAATTTAATATTAATGCCGAAAATGTTTCATTAAGAGAGGTAATAAGACAAGTCGTAAAAGGATATGGCTATTCTGCGGTGATTTCAAAGGATATTAATACTTTAGCAAATCTTTATGTCAATGATTTAAATTTTGATAGTTTTGAAAAGATATTAAACAACTATAATATTGAGGTAAAAAAAGAAGATGGTATTTATGTCTTTGATTTATTGACAAGTGAAGGAACAAAAACAATAAATACTTTTACGTTTTCAGTTCCTAAAAATGTTGAAAAAATCCAAAAATTGATAGAATTTTACGGCGGGAACTCGTTTGTTGATTCAGCTGCAGGCGTGGTTATTGCGACGGGAATTGATGCGAAGATTGCAGGAGAAATCAGAAATTATATTGAAAAATATTTGAATTCAAAATTAGCTTTAATTGAAGTTAGGGTTGTTGATGAAGAATTTACTAATTCTCTTGATTTAACTTTAGGCGAGTTAACTTCGAATATTGGGAATTTATCAAAAGATGGATTTGATATAACATTAACTTTGGGTGAAATGTCTTTAGAGAAGATAGTTGAAAAATTGCTTTCAGTTGGAACGGTGAATGAATTAACATTAAAATTAAATGGGAAGATCAACGCTACTGATAAAGATACTAAAATACTTGCAAGCCCCAATGTTGTTGCCAAAAGTGGGGAAAAAGCAAGTATTTTAATTGGAGATAAAATTCCTATAGTTTTAACTACTGCTGAAAATACACAAGAGATAAAGTATATTGAGTCTGGTGTAACTTTAGAAATAACACCTTTTGTTAATGCTGATAACACTATTGATTTAGAATTAAACATAAAGGTAAGTAGTTTTGATTGGGATGTAAAAAATGTTTATGGTTTAACGTTACCATTAGAAAGAACTAGAGAATTTAATTCGAAAATTTCATTGAAAGAAAATGAAACATTAATTATTGGCGGATTGACTCGTGAGGAAAATTCTAAAACAGAGAGTAAAGTACCGATTTTGGGTGATTTGCCTATAATCGGCAAATTCTTTAAAACAGAAAAAAATGATCTAGTAAAAAGAAATATAATTATACTTATCTCAGCAAAGGTTGTGGAATAA
- the rpsT gene encoding 30S ribosomal protein S20 → MPNIKSAKRRVKISERNRLINKAYKTRMKNSIKKVLLALSEGKTKEEVEQLYKIAQSAIDKAAKIGAVHKNEAARRKSRLMSKINKHFAIE, encoded by the coding sequence ATGCCAAATATAAAGTCTGCAAAAAGAAGAGTAAAAATTTCTGAAAGAAATAGATTAATAAATAAAGCATATAAAACCAGAATGAAAAATTCTATTAAAAAAGTTTTATTAGCTTTAAGCGAAGGAAAAACTAAAGAAGAAGTAGAGCAACTTTATAAAATTGCTCAGAGTGCAATAGATAAAGCAGCAAAAATAGGTGCTGTACATAAAAACGAAGCTGCAAGAAGAAAATCAAGATTAATGAGTAAGATTAATAAACACTTTGCCATAGAATAA
- a CDS encoding ATP-binding cassette domain-containing protein codes for MNITLKNVSYVYNPDTPFEKKVLDSINLKIENGETIFVIGKTGSGKTTLLYLLDFLIKPTSGEVLVNDFENPFERPYEYRRYIGFAFQFPEKQFFSETVEDEIYFSIKNFRVDNPEKRFNEIVHFFQLQDYLKKSPFQLSGGEQRRIALASALAHDPKILILDEPTVGLDRKNERKIIEYLRNWKDSKGRTLVIVTHDIEKFSDFNGKVYKLIHGKLIRKGNKIEI; via the coding sequence ATGAATATAACTTTAAAAAATGTAAGTTATGTTTATAATCCAGATACTCCATTTGAAAAAAAAGTTTTAGATTCCATTAATTTAAAAATAGAAAATGGTGAAACTATATTTGTTATAGGTAAAACAGGAAGTGGAAAAACAACATTGCTTTATTTACTTGATTTTTTAATTAAGCCAACTAGTGGAGAAGTTTTAGTCAATGATTTTGAAAATCCATTTGAAAGGCCTTATGAATATAGAAGATACATTGGTTTTGCTTTTCAATTCCCAGAAAAGCAGTTTTTTTCGGAAACAGTTGAAGATGAAATATACTTTTCAATAAAAAATTTTAGAGTTGATAATCCAGAAAAAAGATTTAATGAAATAGTTCACTTTTTTCAACTTCAAGATTATTTGAAAAAATCTCCGTTTCAGCTTTCTGGGGGGGAGCAAAGAAGGATTGCGTTAGCAAGTGCTTTAGCTCATGATCCTAAAATTTTAATTTTGGATGAACCAACAGTAGGATTAGATAGGAAAAACGAAAGGAAAATAATAGAATATTTAAGAAATTGGAAAGATTCCAAAGGAAGGACTTTAGTTATTGTAACTCATGACATTGAAAAATTTTCGGATTTTAATGGAAAAGTTTATAAACTTATTCATGGAAAATTAATAAGAAAGGGGAATAAAATTGAAATTTGA